In Candidatus Omnitrophota bacterium, the sequence AGCATATAATCATATACTAGATATCGTGAAATTGCAATGGGAAATTAATAAATTGGCGACGTCCTATTTGGGGACAGCCTGCGAAGTATCAATACTGTACGTTCTTATTTATTTTTGGATCTGGATTTAAGTTTTATCACCTTTTCGGCCAGATTACTGTTTTTCTGAAGTACTATCTTTACCTTATCCCCTTCCTCCAGTCCGGACATCAGATCGCTACGTATATCAACGGTCCTGTTCGTGCGCGTTTTATTATCTTTTACTGTCAGGCTGTTAGTCGACATAAAAAGAACTGTGCCGGTTATCACCTCAGATGAAGTATCCGAACTTCCATATCTCATACCGGCCGAGGCCGTCTGAGTCAAACTTACCATAAACGCCAGTGTCACAACAAAAATTGCCATCTTTCTCATCATGTTCACTCCATCGTTTACGTCAATTATACGCTTGCGGGCAATAAAAGTCAAACGGCGGGGTTCGGTAAAAGGAATCCGGTGTTTTTCGGAGCGAGGAGAGTATCAATATTATTATGGTTATCGAAGCATTAACACACAAAAGGCGAGGACTATGAGGATTATGGCTGTAACGAAGATGCTCTTGTGGTGAGTGTATTTCATCCTGCCGATTATGCCTGATTCGCGGCGAAGGGATTCGCCGCAATAAATGCATAAGAGGGCATCATCGTCATGATTGGGCTCTTTACAATTGGGGCATATATGTTCGGACATTGGCTTCCTTTTAGATTTGCGCTTCTTTACAGATTATACCTCTCAAAACTGAAAAGCCCAAGCATTTTCTGGCAGACTTGCATCAAAAAAAACAAGGGGCGGATCCGGTTTTACCGGATAGCCGCC encodes:
- a CDS encoding zinc-ribbon domain-containing protein is translated as MSEHICPNCKEPNHDDDALLCIYCGESLRRESGIIGRMKYTHHKSIFVTAIILIVLAFCVLMLR